From the genome of Alosa alosa isolate M-15738 ecotype Scorff River chromosome 20, AALO_Geno_1.1, whole genome shotgun sequence, one region includes:
- the LOC125285007 gene encoding uncharacterized protein LOC125285007, giving the protein MAASGGKERRRLSVDRELQAVGNNWTVNGQRSGNDGSGSEDGEMDVGRGSLDEWKVINRKRKTKDRDESDYSDIDKEIKTVKRSEDEFKVFIKLLQEGTTFNEWSPIQLSKSLHKDIGEISGVAMVSKMSPSFASLYVGLFESNVIFNTQRNPFIQNISYWKRYLDDIFFKWDGGENELQAFHTYMGENNQYLRFTMSVDKTKMNFLDILVIREGNVLKTNLYRKSTDRNSLLHGESYHPTSLKKNLPISQFSRIRRICSSEDGYQSQSTILKKRFKERGYKDQWIGEAADRFKNMSQDQCLNRRTKNNKKNGIKNIMLCTVFPNCQGH; this is encoded by the exons ATGGCGGCATCTGGAGGAAAGGAGCGTAGACGTTTGTCTGTTGATCGTGAGCTACAGGCGGTTGGCAACAACTGGACTGTGAATGGTCAGAGGTCAGGAAATGACGGATCAGGAAGTGAGGATGGGGAGATGGATGTTGGACGCGGGAGTTTGGATGAGTGGAAAGTAATCAATAGGAAACGGAAAACTAAAGATAGAGACGAATCAGATTATAGTGACattgataaagaaataaaaacggTGAAAAGGAGTGAAGATGAGTTCAAGGTGTTTATCAAATTGTTACAAGAGGGGACTACTTTTAACGAGTGGAGTCCAATCCAACTAAGCAAAAGTCTGCATAAAGACATTGGGGAG ATCTCGGGTGTGGCAATGGTATCAAAAATGTCACCCAGCTTTGCATCGCTCTATGTGGGACTCTTCGAATCAAACGTGATCTTCAATACACAGAGGAACCCCTTCATACAGAATATATCATACTGGAAACGCTACCTAGACGACATCTTTTTCAAATGGGATGGTGGTGAGAACGAGCTACAAGCATTCCATACATACATGGGTGAGAACAACCAATATCTGAGATTTACTATGTCcgtggataaaacaaaaatgaactTTTTGGACATTCTTGTAATAAGGGAAggaaatgtgttaaaaacaaaccTATATCGCAAGAGCACAGATAGAAACTCTTTGCTACATGGGGAATCGTACCACCCGACATCCTTAAAGAAAAACCTTCCAATCTCCCAGTTCAGTAGAATCAGGAGAATCTGTAGCTCGGAGGACGGCTATCAATCTCAATCaaccattttaaaaaaaaggttCAAAGAAAGGGGCTACAAGGATCAATGGATTGGAGAAGCTGCTGATCGTTTTAAAAACATGTCCCAAGATCAATGCTTGAATAGGagaacaaaaaataataaaaaaaatggaatcAAGAATATCATGTTGTGTACAGTATTCCCCAATTGCCAGGGACATTGA